A window from Prosthecochloris marina encodes these proteins:
- a CDS encoding DHH family phosphoesterase, producing MIIPEYGRRLDENEWAPCIDMLLSGEHIVLTTHMNSDGDGLGSEVALAAVLKTLGKKVSIVNPTEVPTNYNFLRNIADISVFDEQGEDLIEEISLADLVVLLDANLSERMGSIWNHVSFARELGKLEVLCIDHHLDPEDFADLMVCETYASSTGELMYDLITAMEVHVGKKLITQGVAEGLYVAVMTDTGSFRFPKTTPYVYALAGDLVAKGADPNEIYDQVYNSLKPQALRLLGAALSEIRLIDGDKISWLFISQEMLNETGSKLFDTDLIIKYLLGVRSVRIAVLMVEMQDGRTKVSFRSRGDVYVNRIAKKYGGGGHKNAAGCLLRYAPEKATQMILSEVRSFLKSSEIVNKK from the coding sequence ATGATTATACCTGAATATGGACGAAGGCTTGATGAAAACGAGTGGGCACCGTGTATCGATATGTTGCTTTCCGGTGAGCATATTGTTCTTACAACGCACATGAATTCCGATGGAGACGGTCTTGGTAGCGAGGTGGCCCTTGCCGCTGTTTTAAAAACCCTCGGTAAAAAAGTGTCGATTGTCAATCCTACAGAAGTTCCTACCAATTATAACTTTTTACGAAATATTGCCGATATAAGCGTATTCGACGAGCAGGGTGAAGATCTGATCGAAGAAATTTCACTTGCCGATCTGGTGGTGCTGCTGGATGCAAATCTGAGTGAGCGTATGGGCAGCATCTGGAACCATGTGAGCTTTGCTCGTGAGCTTGGCAAGCTGGAAGTACTTTGCATCGATCATCACCTTGATCCTGAAGACTTTGCTGATCTGATGGTATGTGAGACCTACGCATCGTCGACAGGAGAGCTTATGTATGATCTCATAACGGCAATGGAAGTGCATGTTGGAAAAAAGCTGATCACACAGGGTGTCGCGGAGGGACTGTATGTGGCTGTCATGACCGATACCGGGTCTTTTCGATTTCCCAAGACAACTCCATATGTTTATGCTCTTGCAGGCGACCTGGTTGCGAAAGGCGCGGATCCGAACGAAATATACGACCAGGTATACAATTCTCTCAAACCCCAGGCTCTCAGGCTTCTTGGGGCTGCACTTTCTGAAATCAGACTGATCGATGGCGACAAGATTTCCTGGCTGTTTATCTCTCAGGAAATGCTCAACGAAACAGGCAGTAAACTTTTTGACACCGATCTCATCATCAAATATCTGCTGGGCGTTCGGAGTGTTCGGATTGCCGTTCTCATGGTTGAAATGCAGGATGGCAGAACAAAAGTGAGTTTCAGGTCGAGAGGGGATGTTTACGTAAACAGGATAGCTAAAAAATACGGAGGTGGGGGGCATAAGAACGCAGCGGGTTGCCTCCTTCGCTATGCGCCCGAAAAGGCAACTCAGATGATTCTTTCCGAAGTGAGAAGTTTTCTGAAAAGTTCGGAAATCGTTAATAAAAAGTGA
- a CDS encoding leucyl aminopeptidase, which yields MNITVTKSSLKNLKSDLLVMPFTVKELRRDAEKAFEAFGLDKGALKDFKGKSGDSLVLYSGGSKLKAPRVLLLGLGEMGEAEDLRKSATAVARHIKSLRVKNLVLDCSSVSSWAHSIKESTSMMAELFVDSILYGLYSFDRLKSGKLEKKKGKEKEEKARIGELKIRVNAGNVKDVEDGVRSGRIIADARCLARDLVNLPGNLLNAEDIAEAARNSAEKSGCKVTVFHKEEIEELGMGGLQAVNKGSYAPPTFTVLEYEPADQPVATVALVGKGVTFDSGGISLKPSSAMDEMKCDMAGAASVIGTVEAVALLGLPLRVIGFIPATDNMPGGAAQTPGDVITTYSGITVEVGNTDAEGRLILADALSYAVQKYEPDAVIDLATLTGACIVSLGYSVAGLFSNNDKFAGKIYEAGRKSGEKVWRMPTWVEYDELIKSEVADVHNAGAKGAGSITAAKFLEKFINGHKTWAHLDIAGPAFSAKKGKTIPGGTGFGVRLLVDLLRDWE from the coding sequence CTGAATATAACGGTAACAAAAAGTTCGCTCAAAAATCTTAAAAGTGATCTGCTCGTTATGCCCTTTACGGTAAAAGAGCTCAGGAGAGATGCTGAAAAGGCGTTTGAAGCTTTTGGGCTGGACAAAGGGGCCTTGAAGGATTTCAAGGGTAAGTCTGGTGATTCGCTTGTATTGTATTCAGGCGGTTCAAAGCTGAAAGCACCCAGGGTTCTGCTGTTGGGTCTCGGAGAGATGGGCGAAGCTGAGGATCTGCGTAAATCGGCTACAGCTGTCGCTCGTCATATAAAGTCACTGCGAGTGAAAAACCTCGTACTGGACTGTTCCTCGGTTAGTTCCTGGGCACATTCCATCAAGGAATCAACCAGCATGATGGCAGAACTTTTTGTCGACTCGATTCTTTACGGTTTGTACAGTTTCGATCGTTTGAAGAGCGGTAAACTCGAAAAGAAGAAAGGAAAAGAGAAAGAAGAAAAAGCTCGAATTGGAGAACTGAAGATCCGTGTCAATGCAGGAAATGTGAAAGATGTGGAGGACGGTGTCCGTTCTGGTCGGATTATCGCTGACGCAAGATGTTTGGCTCGTGACCTTGTCAATCTGCCGGGCAACCTGCTGAATGCTGAAGATATCGCTGAGGCTGCCAGGAATTCGGCTGAGAAATCCGGTTGTAAAGTTACGGTTTTTCATAAAGAGGAAATTGAAGAGCTTGGCATGGGTGGGCTTCAGGCCGTCAATAAGGGGAGTTATGCTCCTCCGACATTTACGGTTTTGGAGTATGAACCGGCCGATCAGCCGGTCGCAACCGTTGCCCTTGTCGGCAAAGGAGTTACCTTTGATTCGGGAGGCATATCTCTTAAGCCTTCGAGCGCAATGGATGAGATGAAGTGTGATATGGCAGGCGCGGCATCAGTTATCGGGACTGTTGAGGCGGTTGCTCTGCTGGGTCTGCCTTTACGTGTCATAGGTTTTATTCCGGCTACGGACAACATGCCGGGGGGAGCGGCACAGACCCCTGGTGATGTTATTACTACATATTCAGGCATTACGGTCGAGGTAGGCAATACAGATGCCGAAGGCCGGCTTATACTTGCTGATGCGCTCTCCTATGCGGTTCAAAAGTATGAACCTGATGCTGTTATCGATCTTGCGACGCTGACCGGTGCGTGTATTGTGTCTCTGGGATATTCAGTGGCAGGGCTTTTCAGCAATAACGACAAATTTGCAGGGAAGATATACGAAGCGGGCAGGAAATCAGGTGAAAAGGTATGGCGTATGCCCACCTGGGTAGAGTATGACGAGCTGATTAAATCGGAAGTGGCGGATGTTCACAATGCAGGGGCAAAAGGCGCTGGATCGATCACGGCTGCAAAGTTTCTTGAAAAATTCATCAACGGTCACAAGACTTGGGCACATCTTGATATTGCGGGTCCTGCTTTTTCTGCCAAGAAAGGGAAGACAATCCCGGGGGGGACAGGATTTGGTGTTCGGTTGCTTGTAGATCTTCTCAGAGACTGGGAGTAG
- a CDS encoding esterase/lipase family protein — MSQTSQNPVVILPGVLFWDNLYAGMKKALAAYVPEEKIAVVPVNILDWIGFPPSPEQSTNRVMAALDRTVASVQQRYPDEKITIVAHSGGGTVALVYLLERPFQGDVYKRSSSVGKLITLGTPFQTTEYYARIKTDFIRKHLSPGFFDRCKIVSVVSDRYTGSLEKGIVERMCYMFYKNVSEQGNIAGDGIVPVKSCFLKGAKNVTISGIEHLPTPHTTWYGTKEGIEQWVQWL; from the coding sequence ATGAGCCAAACATCTCAAAATCCGGTTGTGATTCTCCCTGGCGTTCTTTTCTGGGACAACCTTTACGCAGGGATGAAAAAGGCACTTGCTGCCTATGTTCCCGAAGAAAAAATTGCTGTTGTGCCGGTCAATATTCTTGACTGGATAGGGTTTCCGCCCTCTCCCGAACAATCAACCAATCGTGTGATGGCTGCTCTTGACCGGACAGTTGCCTCGGTACAGCAGCGTTATCCTGATGAAAAAATAACGATTGTGGCGCATAGCGGTGGGGGAACGGTTGCTTTGGTTTACCTTCTTGAGCGTCCCTTTCAGGGAGATGTTTACAAGCGTAGCTCTTCAGTTGGGAAACTGATTACATTGGGAACACCCTTTCAGACAACAGAGTATTATGCAAGGATAAAAACCGATTTTATACGCAAACATCTTTCTCCGGGCTTCTTTGACAGATGCAAGATTGTATCCGTTGTCAGCGACCGCTACACCGGTTCACTGGAGAAAGGCATTGTAGAAAGGATGTGCTACATGTTTTATAAAAATGTTTCGGAGCAGGGGAACATTGCCGGTGACGGTATCGTGCCGGTAAAAAGCTGTTTTTTGAAAGGAGCGAAAAATGTCACAATTTCGGGGATAGAGCATCTTCCTACACCCCATACAACCTGGTATGGCACTAAAGAGGGGATCGAACAATGGGTACAATGGTTGTAA
- a CDS encoding BLOC-1 subunit 2 family protein, whose translation MGTMVVRKNTGHFFFIVFLLFIQLFTGCGRSEEETQSQQQHIDSMMTILTQVQKNLGRIQQKEAVVEKLSSNIEKQEGSSVDQLGKDIYASIRFIDSTLAASRNLIQKLEEENMSSAYRIESLDNLVAEMRNTLEDKDREIRELKVEVQQLDARVSELLETVDVLDEFILEQEDILSYAYYISGSYDELTEKGILSKPGSPLSTIFDTDYYLAQDFDVSLFKRIDITETRDLYFNKSVKNLRIITPHTKGSYELVGGRTSSLLLITDESEFWKKSRCLVIVTDD comes from the coding sequence ATGGGTACAATGGTTGTAAGAAAAAATACCGGCCATTTCTTTTTCATCGTATTCCTGCTGTTCATTCAGCTGTTTACGGGGTGTGGCAGATCCGAAGAAGAGACGCAGTCCCAGCAGCAGCATATTGACTCCATGATGACCATTCTGACGCAGGTTCAGAAAAATCTCGGCAGGATTCAGCAAAAAGAGGCGGTTGTCGAAAAGCTTTCGTCAAACATCGAAAAACAGGAGGGCAGCAGTGTCGATCAACTCGGCAAGGATATTTATGCCAGTATTCGTTTTATCGATTCTACCCTTGCAGCCAGCAGAAATCTGATTCAGAAGCTCGAAGAAGAAAACATGAGTTCGGCTTACCGCATAGAATCTCTCGATAATCTGGTTGCCGAGATGCGTAACACGCTCGAGGATAAAGACAGAGAGATCCGTGAACTCAAGGTAGAAGTTCAACAACTCGATGCAAGAGTGTCTGAACTGTTGGAGACAGTCGATGTCCTCGATGAGTTCATTCTCGAACAGGAAGATATTCTTTCCTACGCATACTATATATCGGGGAGTTATGATGAGCTGACAGAAAAAGGGATTTTGTCGAAACCGGGTAGTCCTTTATCGACAATTTTCGATACCGACTACTATCTTGCGCAGGATTTTGACGTTTCGCTTTTCAAAAGGATCGATATCACGGAGACAAGAGACCTTTATTTTAACAAGTCGGTAAAGAATCTAAGGATCATAACACCCCATACAAAAGGTTCTTATGAACTTGTCGGGGGCAGAACTTCTTCGTTGCTTCTTATCACGGATGAATCTGAATTCTGGAAAAAATCCCGCTGTCTTGTCATCGTGACGGATGATTAG
- a CDS encoding dicarboxylate/amino acid:cation symporter — MRNNNKLLAGIVAGIVAGSLLGGIYPEAGLKVHFIGHLFIKFLMMIVMPLIIAAMISGICRFGDVRKLGPLGFRTIFYYLGTTALSVLTGILLVIIIHPGQFASTTQQIETRGGVVVQDAPYTVTGNTVVIDGVSLSKEYSSSYSIILLDRDISGKITSQHEGNIIEVSTWRKNKNNPVSLTGKGKGIAIDKLPAERFMQEQRGITDILKEVLTGLIPANLFKAMSENDILPVITFSLLLGAVLSTLGEQGKPVIDFFNGLNEAIMKIIHLAMYAAPVGIGALIAGRLGEAGGFTGFLPELLQLGKYALTVITGLMIHSMIILPLILKLFGKTDVGRFAYNTTPALLTAFSTASSSATLPLTVECAEEKNGVSPRTAGFVLPLGATINMDGTALYEAVAVIFIAQMNGITLGPPELTIIFLTATLAAVGAAGIPEAGLVTMVLVLKAVNLPIEGISLILAIDWFLDRCRTTINVWGDSIGAKVIDRYVLRSNHPSR, encoded by the coding sequence TTGCGAAACAATAATAAACTACTTGCAGGTATAGTCGCCGGAATTGTCGCAGGCTCTCTCCTTGGCGGAATCTATCCGGAAGCGGGTTTGAAGGTTCATTTTATCGGCCACCTGTTCATCAAATTCCTGATGATGATCGTCATGCCGCTCATTATTGCAGCAATGATAAGCGGCATATGCAGGTTCGGAGATGTAAGAAAGCTCGGCCCTCTTGGTTTCAGAACAATCTTCTACTACCTGGGGACGACCGCACTTTCCGTTCTGACGGGTATCTTGCTGGTTATAATCATTCATCCGGGACAATTTGCTTCGACAACCCAGCAAATTGAAACACGCGGAGGCGTCGTCGTACAGGATGCTCCGTACACCGTTACAGGGAACACCGTCGTCATTGACGGTGTTTCTTTATCGAAAGAATACTCTTCATCCTATTCCATAATCCTGCTCGACCGCGATATCTCGGGCAAAATCACCTCACAGCATGAAGGGAACATCATCGAGGTTTCAACGTGGAGAAAGAACAAAAACAACCCTGTTTCATTAACGGGAAAGGGGAAAGGCATCGCCATCGACAAGCTTCCGGCAGAGAGGTTTATGCAAGAACAAAGAGGCATAACAGATATTTTGAAGGAAGTACTGACCGGCTTGATCCCGGCAAACCTCTTTAAAGCCATGTCGGAAAATGACATTCTTCCTGTTATAACCTTTTCACTTCTTCTTGGTGCGGTGCTATCGACACTTGGTGAACAAGGCAAACCGGTGATCGATTTTTTCAATGGTCTTAACGAAGCGATCATGAAAATCATTCACCTCGCCATGTATGCAGCACCTGTCGGCATTGGAGCCCTTATTGCCGGTAGACTTGGTGAGGCAGGAGGTTTTACCGGTTTCCTGCCTGAATTACTCCAGCTTGGAAAATATGCTCTTACCGTTATTACGGGATTGATGATCCACAGTATGATCATTTTACCACTTATTCTTAAACTTTTCGGCAAAACCGACGTGGGACGCTTTGCTTACAACACCACCCCGGCACTCCTGACTGCATTTTCAACAGCCTCGAGTTCAGCGACCCTGCCATTAACCGTGGAATGTGCAGAAGAGAAAAACGGGGTTTCTCCACGTACTGCAGGATTTGTTCTTCCTCTCGGAGCAACGATCAATATGGATGGAACAGCACTTTATGAAGCCGTTGCGGTTATTTTCATAGCGCAGATGAACGGAATCACTCTTGGACCGCCTGAACTCACCATCATTTTTCTTACTGCAACACTCGCAGCGGTTGGTGCAGCGGGAATTCCCGAGGCGGGACTGGTAACGATGGTGCTCGTGCTGAAAGCCGTCAACCTACCTATTGAAGGGATATCGCTTATCCTTGCTATCGACTGGTTCCTCGACCGCTGCAGAACAACGATCAATGTATGGGGTGACAGCATCGGGGCAAAGGTTATCGACAGATACGTTTTACGATCTAATCATCCGTCACGATGA